The following proteins are encoded in a genomic region of Phormidium ambiguum IAM M-71:
- the arfB gene encoding alternative ribosome rescue aminoacyl-tRNA hydrolase ArfB, with amino-acid sequence MIQISQNVTIPECEIEMSAVRSQGAGGQNVNKVATAIHLRFDIIASSLPESYKERLLKLSDGRITKEGVIVIKAQEHRTQEQNREEALQRLQELIKSAIALPKPRKKSKPTRSSQRKRLDSKTKRSQIKTLRGKVIDD; translated from the coding sequence ATGATACAAATTTCTCAGAATGTGACTATTCCAGAGTGTGAGATTGAAATGAGTGCAGTTCGCTCTCAAGGGGCAGGTGGGCAAAATGTCAATAAGGTAGCAACCGCAATTCACCTGCGCTTCGACATTATCGCTTCCTCCTTACCTGAGTCTTACAAAGAGCGATTGTTGAAGCTTTCCGACGGGCGGATTACCAAAGAAGGGGTGATTGTCATTAAGGCGCAAGAACACCGCACTCAGGAGCAGAATCGAGAAGAGGCGTTGCAACGATTGCAAGAGTTGATTAAGAGTGCGATCGCACTTCCCAAACCCCGAAAAAAGAGCAAGCCAACTCGGAGTTCTCAAAGAAAACGTTTGGATAGCAAGACTAAGCGAAGTCAAATCAAAACTCTGCGCGGAAAAGTGATTGATGACTGA